Proteins co-encoded in one Pseudarthrobacter chlorophenolicus A6 genomic window:
- a CDS encoding ABC transporter permease, with translation MTNLNAVDPAAVAQDAHLESADVVIGKSTIIFRRFMRNKTAVAGLVIFLALTVFSFVGGFFTTWDKETIDPFNIGMPPSAEHFLGTSQAGIDLYAMTVEGTRISILIGLIVGLVSVLIAAVYGCTMAYFGGKVDKVMLFVLEALIMMPALLVVAVATSGGGAGLKRDLPSWLLLIIVLLVFSWMGTARLIRSLSMSLMQRDFVKAAQYMGVPPRRIVWRHLVPNIGSLLVLDITRGVTGAILAEVAFSFIGIGIKVPDVSLGVLIGGATSQVQTFPWMFWVPLTVMFLLTGSLAMMNDGLRDAFDPSSSSTGKARRARKIRAEKSK, from the coding sequence ATGACAAACCTCAACGCAGTGGATCCAGCCGCAGTGGCGCAGGACGCGCACCTGGAAAGCGCGGACGTCGTCATCGGCAAATCCACCATCATTTTCCGGCGCTTCATGCGGAACAAGACCGCCGTGGCCGGCCTGGTCATCTTCCTCGCGCTCACCGTTTTCTCCTTCGTGGGTGGCTTCTTCACCACCTGGGACAAAGAAACCATCGATCCCTTTAACATCGGCATGCCACCATCGGCCGAGCACTTCCTGGGCACCTCGCAGGCTGGGATCGATCTCTACGCGATGACCGTTGAAGGCACCCGCATCTCCATCCTGATCGGCCTGATCGTGGGACTGGTCTCGGTGCTGATCGCGGCGGTCTACGGCTGCACCATGGCCTATTTCGGGGGCAAGGTGGACAAGGTGATGCTCTTCGTCCTCGAAGCGCTCATCATGATGCCGGCACTGCTCGTGGTTGCAGTGGCCACCAGCGGCGGCGGCGCCGGACTCAAGCGCGACCTTCCGTCCTGGCTCCTGCTGATCATCGTCCTGCTCGTGTTCAGCTGGATGGGCACCGCCAGGCTGATCCGGTCACTGTCCATGTCCCTGATGCAGCGCGACTTCGTGAAGGCGGCCCAGTACATGGGCGTCCCGCCGCGGCGGATCGTCTGGCGGCACCTGGTCCCCAACATCGGTTCCCTGCTGGTACTGGACATCACCCGCGGCGTCACCGGCGCCATCCTCGCCGAAGTGGCGTTCTCCTTCATCGGCATCGGCATCAAGGTTCCGGACGTCAGCCTGGGCGTCCTGATCGGCGGCGCCACCTCGCAGGTGCAGACCTTCCCCTGGATGTTCTGGGTGCCGCTGACGGTGATGTTCCTGCTCACCGGTTCCCTGGCCATGATGAACGACGGCCTGCGGGACGCGTTCGATCCAAGTTCCAGTTCCACGGGCAAGGCCCGAAGGGCCAGGAAAATCCGGGCGGAGAAGAGCAAATGA
- a CDS encoding ABC transporter permease — MLKYLAKRGITYVVMIFLTTSAGYFLAVSSLKPALLEQERIPRPTPEQVANSMRLKGLDPDLNAWERYVQWLTGVVTRWDWGRSPNGAFINAEFGDRVWISTRLFLASIILTLVIGVALGVYSAARQYKFQDRVITSYSYLAYIVPAPIAYFLVQLGAININESVGQRIFFVTGISTPGMEPGWAQIVDMAAHYAVPTVAITLVGWGAYQIAQRQYLLDNVNADFVRTARAKGLSRNQAIARHALRVSFIPVAQSIAFTIPAIFAGGFFAEKIFAWPGVGSWSIDAISLQDVNAATATLAYGSVIFALGAILADFATTLVDPRVRVQ, encoded by the coding sequence ATGCTCAAGTACCTTGCCAAGCGCGGCATCACGTATGTGGTGATGATCTTCCTGACCACGTCCGCCGGATATTTCCTGGCGGTCAGCTCCCTCAAACCGGCGCTGCTGGAGCAGGAGCGCATTCCCCGGCCCACGCCTGAACAGGTGGCCAACTCGATGCGCCTCAAGGGCCTCGATCCTGACCTGAACGCCTGGGAGCGCTACGTCCAGTGGCTTACCGGCGTCGTCACCCGCTGGGACTGGGGCAGGAGCCCCAACGGCGCATTCATCAACGCCGAATTTGGTGACCGCGTGTGGATTTCCACCCGGCTCTTCCTGGCGTCCATCATCCTCACGCTCGTTATTGGCGTTGCCCTTGGCGTGTACTCGGCCGCCCGGCAGTACAAATTCCAGGACCGCGTCATCACGTCCTACAGCTACCTGGCCTACATCGTCCCCGCTCCCATCGCCTACTTCCTGGTGCAGTTGGGGGCCATCAACATCAACGAGTCGGTGGGCCAGCGCATCTTCTTCGTCACCGGCATCTCCACCCCGGGGATGGAGCCCGGCTGGGCGCAGATAGTGGACATGGCGGCACACTATGCCGTCCCCACGGTGGCCATCACGCTGGTGGGCTGGGGCGCGTACCAGATCGCCCAGCGCCAGTACCTGTTGGACAACGTCAACGCCGACTTCGTCCGGACCGCCCGCGCCAAGGGCCTGAGCAGGAACCAGGCCATTGCCCGGCACGCCCTCCGAGTGTCCTTCATCCCGGTGGCCCAGAGCATCGCCTTCACCATCCCGGCCATCTTCGCCGGCGGTTTCTTTGCCGAGAAAATCTTCGCCTGGCCCGGCGTCGGTTCCTGGAGCATTGACGCCATTTCCCTCCAGGACGTCAACGCCGCCACCGCCACCCTGGCCTACGGCTCAGTCATCTTCGCCCTGGGCGCCATCCTGGCAGACTTTGCCACCACCCTGGTTGACCCGAGAGTGCGGGTGCAGTAA
- a CDS encoding TetR/AcrR family transcriptional regulator yields MTSIPLRPEPTPAAAERSDAARNRERLLLAARELIADCGIEGLTMDRLAERAGVGKGTVFRRFGSRAGLMLTLLNDSEADFQARFMFGPPPLGPGAPGLERLIAFGAERIAYVVEFGDLVLAAENASRGRFEVPAAALWLRHIEVLLRDEGFDADPWLMAGSLSAALDPERLLDLVRRHGVPPGRLVDSWRDLVTRVVAAA; encoded by the coding sequence GTGACCTCCATCCCACTGCGCCCCGAGCCGACTCCCGCAGCGGCCGAACGCAGCGATGCCGCACGGAACCGGGAGCGGCTCCTGCTCGCTGCCAGGGAGCTGATTGCCGACTGCGGCATCGAGGGTCTCACCATGGACCGCCTCGCGGAGCGGGCCGGGGTGGGCAAAGGGACGGTATTCCGCCGCTTTGGCAGCCGGGCCGGCCTGATGCTGACACTGCTCAACGACTCCGAAGCGGACTTCCAGGCACGGTTCATGTTCGGCCCGCCGCCGCTTGGGCCGGGAGCTCCGGGCCTGGAGCGGCTCATCGCCTTCGGTGCTGAACGCATTGCCTACGTGGTGGAATTCGGCGACTTGGTCCTCGCCGCCGAAAATGCCTCGCGGGGGAGGTTTGAAGTGCCCGCCGCGGCGCTTTGGCTCCGGCACATTGAGGTGCTGCTGAGGGACGAAGGATTCGACGCCGACCCTTGGCTTATGGCGGGCTCGCTCAGTGCCGCCCTGGACCCCGAACGCCTCCTCGACCTGGTCCGCCGGCACGGCGTTCCGCCGGGGCGGCTGGTGGATTCCTGGCGGGATCTTGTCACACGCGTGGTGGCGGCCGCGTAG
- a CDS encoding NAD(P)H-dependent oxidoreductase: MTKSTILTLVGSLRAGSTNQQLAEAIQLNAPEQVDVVIHDSLGNIPFYNEDIDVEGQVPAAAAALRAAASEADTILLVTPEYNGTVPAPLKNAIDWLSRPFGAGALAGKPTAVVGTAFGQFGGVWAQDEARKAAGIAGAQVIEDVKLAVPGSMVRFAEIHPKDDAEVVEQIKGVFDALAVAAPAA, encoded by the coding sequence ATGACGAAGAGCACCATCCTTACCCTTGTCGGCAGCCTGCGCGCCGGGTCCACCAACCAGCAGCTGGCTGAGGCCATCCAGCTCAACGCCCCCGAGCAGGTGGACGTTGTCATCCACGACAGCCTGGGCAACATCCCGTTCTACAACGAGGACATCGACGTCGAGGGCCAGGTTCCCGCCGCTGCCGCCGCGCTGCGCGCCGCCGCCAGCGAAGCCGACACCATCCTCCTGGTCACCCCGGAGTACAACGGCACCGTCCCCGCTCCCCTGAAGAACGCCATCGACTGGCTGTCCCGCCCCTTCGGCGCCGGCGCACTCGCGGGCAAGCCCACCGCCGTCGTGGGCACCGCCTTTGGCCAGTTCGGCGGCGTCTGGGCACAGGACGAAGCCCGCAAGGCCGCCGGCATTGCCGGCGCCCAGGTCATTGAGGACGTCAAGCTCGCCGTTCCCGGCTCCATGGTGCGCTTCGCCGAGATCCACCCGAAGGACGACGCCGAAGTTGTAGAGCAGATCAAGGGCGTCTTCGACGCACTGGCAGTGGCCGCCCCGGCAGCCTAG